A single region of the Triticum dicoccoides isolate Atlit2015 ecotype Zavitan chromosome 2B, WEW_v2.0, whole genome shotgun sequence genome encodes:
- the LOC119364005 gene encoding cingulin-like, which translates to MHKSCDLGSQLSELDKKQISLNLDLELAKKNLKNAQDEAAIMGEKMKQALEKKDRDLAAAQKEAREKTTLADKKLASVSKLEEENSKLKTAVSQANREVKQLKKDKESLTDEVGSLKAKKGELESYLGQLAAKLVLKLEELCQDFEAETGRVETGLDPINSPVQDDVAMNVLWLESRMDSAVGYLARLKAAMTRIDAEIWPQAEL; encoded by the exons ATGCACAAGTCTTGTgatcttggatcccaactttctgaATTGGATAAGAAGCAGATCAGTCTCAACCTTGATCTAGaactggccaagaagaacctcaagaatgCTCAGGACGAAGcagctatcatgggag agaaaatgaagcaagctctggagaagaaggatcggGATCTTGCCGCGGcccagaaggaggcgcgagagaaaacaacacttgcagacaagaagctggcctcagtcagcaagttggaagaggagaactccaagTTGAAGACCGCCGTTTCTCAAGCTAACCGGGAGGTCAAGCAACTGAAGAAAGACAAGGAAAGCTTGACCGACGAAGTTGGTAGCCTCAAGGCCAAGAAGGGCGAATTAGAGTCTTATCTGGGGCAGCTTGCTGCGAAgttggtcttgaagcttgaag aactttgtcaagattttgaagcagAAACTGGGCGGGTCGAAACGGGTCTCGACCCCATAAACTCTCCTGTCCAAGATGACGTTGCAATGAATGTGTTATGGTTGGAGTCACGTATGGACAGTGCTGTGGgttatcttgctcgactgaaggcggcTATGACGCGGATTGATGCTGAaatctggcctcaggcggaactctaa
- the LOC119364006 gene encoding uncharacterized protein LOC119364006, which produces MTLPESVRGWQSTWFYCQDIATPGQSTGLPPFSLDHAQQPSLLKVTAAEKVETNMLVERVVLTGMDLLEVFLNRCIQPLQARDHSMWMYYGANDTARVHPEEVTDKMVALWLKGITGNKDNPRGARRVDPFNANNQPDKVYTKMYSMPNDEQALEQDQEG; this is translated from the exons ATgacacttcctgagtcggtcaggggctggcagtcgacctggttctactgccaggatattgCGACTcccggtcagtcgaccggtcttccccCTTTCTCTTTAGATCACGCCCAACAACCTTCTTTGTTGAAAGTGACCGCTGCGGAGAAGGTGGAGACAAACATGTTGGTCGAGAGAGTGGTCCTAACcggcatggacttgttggaggtgtttctcaatcgatgcatccagccgctccaggctcgtgaccactcgatgtggatgtactATGGAGCCAACGACACCGCTCGAGTTCATCCAGAGGAGGTTACGGACAAGATGGTGGCCCTGTGGCTGAAAGGTATTacgggaaacaaggacaaccccaggggagccaggagagtcgacCCATTCAACGCCAACAACCAACCAGATAAG gtttatactaagatgtactcgatgcccaacgacgAACAAGCTTTGGAGCAAGACCAAGAGGGATAG